The Helicobacter ganmani genome includes a region encoding these proteins:
- the glf gene encoding UDP-galactopyranose mutase yields the protein MFDYCIVGSGLFGSVFAYEASKRGKKCLMLEKRNHIGGNCYTKTQENVNVHTYGAHIFRTDSKEIWDYVRQFADFNHFINSPLANYKGAIYNLPFNMNTFCKLWNISTPKQAQDIIESQRKAALKDLKGAPKNLEEQALSLVGIDVYEKFIKGYTQKQWGRDCKDLPASIIRRIPVRLTYDNNYFNDPYQGIPKGGYTPIFEKLLKNCEVRLNADFLKHKEQFQAKAKKILFTGTIDSYFEYRFGELEYRSLKFEEEILEIPNYQGVAVVNFTDEQTPYTRIIEHKHFEFGTQEKTIISKEYPQTWDKSKEPYYPINDSKNQALFAKYQELAKQEQNLLFGGRLGSYQYYDMQDVIKAALELVKREFAQ from the coding sequence GTGTTTGATTATTGTATCGTAGGAAGTGGGTTGTTTGGTAGCGTTTTTGCCTATGAAGCCTCTAAGAGGGGCAAAAAATGTTTGATGCTAGAAAAACGCAATCACATTGGGGGGAACTGCTACACCAAAACACAAGAAAATGTTAATGTGCATACCTATGGAGCGCATATTTTCCGCACAGATTCTAAGGAAATATGGGACTATGTGCGACAATTTGCGGATTTTAATCACTTCATCAACTCTCCGCTTGCAAACTACAAAGGCGCAATTTATAATCTACCCTTTAATATGAACACCTTTTGCAAACTTTGGAATATCTCCACGCCCAAACAAGCCCAAGACATTATAGAATCCCAAAGAAAAGCCGCACTCAAAGACCTAAAAGGTGCGCCCAAAAATCTGGAAGAACAAGCCCTCTCCCTTGTTGGGATTGATGTGTATGAAAAATTTATCAAAGGCTACACGCAAAAGCAATGGGGCAGAGATTGCAAGGATTTACCAGCCTCCATTATACGCAGGATTCCTGTTAGATTAACTTATGATAATAATTACTTCAATGACCCTTATCAAGGAATCCCAAAAGGTGGCTACACTCCTATCTTTGAAAAATTATTAAAAAATTGTGAAGTGCGGCTAAACGCAGATTTTTTAAAACACAAAGAGCAATTCCAAGCAAAAGCTAAAAAGATTCTATTTACTGGAACGATTGATAGCTACTTTGAATATCGTTTTGGAGAGCTTGAGTATAGGAGTTTGAAGTTTGAAGAAGAGATTTTAGAGATTCCAAACTATCAAGGGGTTGCGGTGGTGAATTTCACAGACGAGCAGACACCTTACACTAGAATTATTGAGCATAAGCATTTTGAGTTTGGCACACAAGAGAAAACGATTATTTCCAAAGAATACCCTCAAACTTGGGATAAGAGCAAAGAGCCTTATTATCCGATTAACGATAGCAAAAATCAAGCACTTTTTGCAAAATATCAAGAACTTGCTAAGCAAGAGCAGAATCTCCTCTTTGGCGGAAGACTTGGCTCATATCAATACTATGATATGCAAGATGTCATCAAAGCAGCTTTAGAGCTTGTTAAGAGGGAGTTTGCGCAATGA
- a CDS encoding glycosyltransferase has translation MLKHYIHCHQSFDLLKGGSVGYISSLFQGFTENNPLFQIQEDLQCCFLFPNIATHERLENEDLGFVLDARLQYTQYNNEISTKTSLDLLEKRQRLFREVLPITEYSKLDPKYISSIHIHGAYNFFPVYNSLTKMGIESRVVKILTTHNPYQPTMEDMYLLNRARPLDENTNKLMSYYFNERDKWAFKLADCLFFPSKESLEGYYSLWSDFENLIKDKQIYFCPTGTTIKKPILSQENLKSHLNIPIDAKMILYIGRFIDVRGYDILIEAAQTILNTRNDIYFVVVGEKQISPITHKQWIQIPFVDNPSDYINAADVCLCPNRGSLFDLSMIEILSLGTPIICSYVGGYKWLENKTSGVLYALAGNKDSLISKIYEFMDLTQEKLSKMSQDNKMLYNNELSLKCFQHNYCETIKEIYKDFKISNKQYMISYCETNLLCNALFQNKTMLASDKKIIGKTKLQRKIDKLKNNPMLFIKDFFRKRFKR, from the coding sequence ATGCTTAAACACTACATCCATTGTCATCAATCTTTTGATTTATTAAAAGGAGGAAGTGTTGGTTATATCTCATCTTTATTTCAAGGCTTTACAGAGAATAATCCTTTATTCCAAATACAAGAAGATTTACAATGTTGTTTTCTTTTTCCCAATATTGCGACACACGAAAGATTAGAAAATGAAGATTTAGGGTTTGTTTTAGATGCTAGGTTACAATATACACAATACAATAATGAAATAAGTACAAAAACCTCTTTAGACTTGCTTGAAAAAAGACAAAGATTGTTTAGAGAAGTTTTACCAATAACAGAATATTCAAAATTAGACCCCAAGTATATTAGTTCAATCCATATTCACGGAGCCTATAATTTCTTTCCTGTTTATAATAGTCTTACAAAAATGGGTATAGAATCAAGAGTAGTCAAAATTTTAACTACACACAATCCCTATCAACCTACAATGGAAGATATGTATTTATTAAACAGGGCTAGACCATTAGATGAAAATACTAACAAATTGATGTCTTATTATTTTAACGAAAGAGATAAATGGGCTTTTAAGCTTGCTGATTGTCTATTTTTCCCCTCTAAAGAAAGTTTAGAGGGATATTATAGTTTATGGTCTGATTTTGAAAATTTAATCAAAGATAAACAAATATACTTTTGCCCTACTGGCACAACTATCAAAAAACCGATTCTTAGTCAAGAAAATTTAAAATCTCATCTGAATATACCAATTGACGCTAAAATGATTTTATATATAGGCAGATTTATTGATGTCCGAGGATACGACATATTGATAGAAGCAGCACAAACCATACTAAATACTAGAAATGATATTTATTTTGTTGTTGTTGGTGAAAAACAAATCTCCCCCATAACCCACAAACAATGGATACAAATTCCTTTTGTAGATAATCCAAGTGATTATATCAATGCAGCAGATGTTTGTTTGTGCCCCAATAGAGGTAGCTTATTTGATTTGAGTATGATAGAAATTTTATCCTTAGGAACTCCAATAATTTGTTCTTATGTAGGAGGATATAAATGGTTAGAAAACAAGACAAGCGGTGTTCTTTATGCTCTAGCTGGCAATAAAGACTCTCTAATATCTAAAATTTACGAATTTATGGATTTAACCCAAGAAAAGTTATCCAAAATGTCTCAAGACAATAAAATGCTATACAACAATGAACTTTCACTAAAATGTTTTCAACATAACTATTGTGAAACCATCAAAGAAATTTATAAAGATTTTAAAATTAGTAATAAACAATATATGATTTCTTATTGCGAAACAAATCTATTGTGCAATGCTTTATTTCAAAATAAAACTATGCTTGCTTCTGATAAAAAAATCATAGGCAAGACAAAACTGCAAAGAAAAATTGATAAACTAAAGAATAATCCTATGTTATTTATAAAAGATTTTTTCCGAAAAAGGTTTAAGCGATGA
- a CDS encoding glycosyltransferase family 2 protein: MNPKVSIVIPSLNSMCYIEECLQSVLNQTLQDIEILCVDANSTDGTLEYLKELESKDKRLKVIISKKKSYGHQMNLGIKAAKGEYLGIVESDDYIKPNMYAELYRIAKEQECDVVKGDMLEFVDKNGERIFTYTRLINWTKCLYHRNLNAKDVRVFTQSGIMNPSGIFKLSFLRENQIYHNESLGAAYQDTGFWFFTHLLASKIFFVNEAFYCYRQDNENSSVNHISLEKALNLSREYDFIRKKLDDNPNLKNLISLVSYLRFGGYNWILGRIMDAYKLPFLQRIQSEFLELEAKGELDWKFFDAFQRAKLERILKNPQEFYENVCLKPKGAVERVKNQLSYKLGTEILKTKNPMRIFILTFKLKNLINHWGQLESKTLNLDDFSDYYEGLKTCEHLSYSLGFTFLKAYTNWYKGEILLLPFKFYRVYRQFKEKRI, encoded by the coding sequence ATGAATCCTAAAGTCTCCATTGTTATTCCCTCTTTGAACTCTATGTGCTATATAGAGGAATGCCTCCAAAGTGTGCTAAATCAAACCTTGCAAGACATAGAGATTTTGTGTGTAGATGCCAACTCTACTGATGGAACTTTGGAATATTTAAAAGAGCTAGAATCCAAAGATAAAAGGCTAAAAGTTATCATATCAAAGAAAAAATCCTATGGACACCAAATGAATCTAGGAATCAAAGCTGCCAAAGGAGAATATTTAGGAATCGTAGAGAGTGATGATTATATTAAACCTAATATGTATGCAGAGCTTTATAGAATCGCAAAAGAGCAAGAATGCGATGTGGTAAAGGGGGATATGCTAGAGTTTGTGGATAAAAATGGAGAGAGGATATTCACATACACGCGTTTGATAAATTGGACTAAATGTCTTTACCACAGGAATTTAAACGCAAAAGATGTGAGAGTTTTTACTCAAAGTGGCATTATGAATCCAAGCGGGATTTTCAAACTTTCGTTTTTAAGAGAAAATCAAATCTATCATAATGAAAGCTTAGGTGCAGCTTATCAAGATACAGGATTTTGGTTTTTTACCCATTTGCTTGCATCAAAAATATTTTTTGTTAATGAGGCGTTTTATTGCTATAGGCAAGATAATGAAAATTCATCAGTGAATCATATTTCCCTAGAAAAAGCCTTAAATCTAAGCAGAGAGTATGATTTCATTCGCAAAAAACTTGATGATAATCCCAATTTAAAAAATCTTATTTCTCTTGTAAGTTATTTGCGGTTTGGAGGGTATAATTGGATTTTAGGGCGCATTATGGACGCATACAAATTGCCTTTTCTCCAAAGAATCCAAAGTGAGTTTTTAGAGCTTGAAGCTAAAGGTGAGTTGGATTGGAAGTTTTTTGACGCATTTCAAAGAGCCAAACTAGAGCGAATCCTAAAAAACCCACAAGAATTTTATGAAAATGTCTGCTTAAAGCCTAAAGGTGCGGTAGAGAGGGTGAAAAACCAGCTTTCTTATAAATTGGGAACGGAGATTTTAAAAACAAAAAATCCGATGAGAATATTTATTTTAACTTTTAAGCTAAAAAATCTCATAAACCATTGGGGACAACTAGAATCCAAAACCTTAAATTTAGATGATTTTAGTGATTATTACGAGGGACTTAAAACTTGCGAACATCTTTCCTATTCTCTTGGATTCACTTTTTTAAAAGCTTATACAAATTGGTATAAGGGAGAAATTTTACTGCTACCTTTTAAGTTTTATAGAGTTTATAGACAATTTAAAGAAAAAAGGATATAA
- a CDS encoding glycosyltransferase family 29 protein codes for MEVLLSIIVPCYNVSAYIDDSFKSLISQKDIKNFEILFIDDCSTDNTSLIIQQLISKTNAPHIHFQLIKNSINGGYGKAVNLGINKANGKYICIFEPDDILPSKYYSILLQQIQKNSLQACFYDTYIETRNGIKNNVVNLYNPYYIKNTLDILTEQEIQDRLALGNCGIWLGIYLRDFLMTQNIKLNENSKGYEDIAFIALLFSQIKKVKIIPGGGYRYRRDNISQSVLNYSNFHKILIVTKYVLEQAQKNQRYAAILGFLLTHLKTYHDKAILSKQNFLVSNIKEIAREIIENAELKCNHRVLRFIKSLQREFNLKNISAEVVDNYYPIHYAKTLPLSDYLKEDFSILYSYAHLKFYLAANEMSVFDSNINDIQNDILTFSNIPESEKDLEFIDFIQYFLLHTPYSVLSKNSIINNDIFLLARQMNIIPSVNPYIHQANFSLFLGVEKFEEMSDFNDFSIIKAYYALLESHTKSFVKYLRQKSIAIVGNSPCELGKNKGMEIDSHDIVIRFNNFSTDKEYIKDYGQKTNIWALTPALNSIMERENISFDFILCAHTNRKTPINRFNILKNWIFSGANVAQIPCIDILIKYDIRVMSMGLIVALWILENINFKKMNLYGFSLKEQEQGITHYFEGDPSKGKVLPIHKWDQESQILASIKQILKEKYA; via the coding sequence ATGGAAGTTTTGCTATCAATCATCGTGCCTTGTTATAATGTAAGTGCATATATTGATGATTCTTTCAAGTCTTTAATTTCACAAAAAGATATAAAAAATTTTGAAATACTTTTTATTGATGATTGTTCAACAGATAATACTTCGCTAATAATCCAACAATTAATTTCAAAAACAAATGCACCACATATCCATTTCCAGCTAATTAAAAATTCAATCAATGGCGGCTATGGCAAAGCAGTTAATTTGGGTATAAATAAAGCAAATGGTAAATATATTTGCATCTTTGAACCAGATGATATTTTGCCAAGCAAATATTATAGTATTCTATTACAACAAATTCAAAAAAATTCTTTGCAAGCTTGCTTTTATGATACTTATATAGAAACTAGAAATGGAATAAAAAACAATGTAGTAAATTTATACAATCCATATTACATAAAAAATACATTGGATATATTAACAGAACAAGAAATACAAGATAGACTAGCTTTGGGAAATTGTGGAATTTGGCTTGGCATATATTTGAGAGATTTTTTAATGACTCAAAATATCAAGTTAAATGAAAATAGCAAGGGATACGAAGATATTGCTTTTATTGCTTTATTATTTTCACAAATTAAAAAAGTAAAAATTATTCCCGGTGGTGGGTATAGGTATCGGAGAGATAATATCTCTCAAAGTGTCTTAAATTATTCTAACTTCCATAAAATCCTAATTGTTACGAAATATGTCCTAGAGCAAGCGCAGAAAAATCAAAGATATGCCGCTATTTTGGGTTTCTTACTAACTCATTTAAAAACTTATCACGATAAAGCTATTTTAAGCAAACAGAATTTTCTAGTTTCCAATATTAAAGAAATTGCTAGAGAAATCATAGAAAATGCGGAATTAAAATGCAATCACAGAGTTTTAAGATTTATCAAATCTTTACAGAGAGAATTTAATTTGAAAAATATATCTGCTGAAGTTGTTGATAACTATTACCCGATTCATTATGCAAAAACTTTACCACTTTCAGACTATTTAAAAGAAGATTTTTCTATATTGTATAGTTATGCTCACCTTAAATTTTACCTTGCAGCCAACGAAATGAGTGTATTTGACAGCAATATAAACGATATACAAAACGACATCTTGACTTTTTCAAATATACCAGAAAGTGAAAAGGATTTAGAGTTCATTGATTTTATACAATATTTTTTACTACATACACCTTATAGCGTTCTATCAAAAAATTCTATAATAAATAACGATATTTTTTTATTGGCAAGACAGATGAACATTATTCCTTCTGTAAATCCTTATATACATCAAGCAAATTTTTCACTATTCTTAGGCGTTGAAAAATTTGAAGAAATGAGCGACTTTAACGATTTTTCCATAATCAAAGCCTATTATGCTTTATTGGAAAGTCATACCAAATCTTTTGTAAAATATCTTAGACAAAAAAGTATAGCCATCGTAGGCAATAGCCCTTGCGAACTTGGCAAAAATAAAGGAATGGAAATTGATTCGCACGATATTGTTATTCGTTTTAATAATTTTTCTACCGATAAAGAATATATTAAGGATTATGGACAAAAAACAAATATATGGGCTTTAACACCTGCACTCAATTCTATTATGGAAAGAGAAAATATATCATTTGATTTTATTTTATGCGCCCATACCAATAGAAAAACTCCAATTAATCGGTTTAATATACTAAAAAATTGGATATTTTCTGGTGCTAATGTAGCACAAATTCCTTGTATTGATATTTTAATTAAATACGATATAAGAGTTATGTCAATGGGACTAATCGTGGCATTATGGATATTAGAAAATATAAACTTCAAAAAAATGAATTTATATGGTTTTTCACTAAAAGAACAAGAACAAGGTATTACCCACTATTTTGAAGGAGACCCTTCAAAAGGAAAAGTCTTGCCGATACATAAATGGGACCAAGAATCTCAAATATTAGCATCAATAAAACAAATATTAAAGGAAAAATATGCTTAA
- a CDS encoding bifunctional glycosyltransferase/CDP-glycerol:glycerophosphate glycerophosphotransferase, protein MNVLKPFLSPKKLRKLQNNPKAFFKDALDKRIIPIENQLKSLKPKKKHGFAEYYIISAVYNVEKYLDDYFSSILKQRLDFKNNIKIICVDDGSTDNSAKIIKNYQKRFPENIVYLHKENGGQASARNLGLQWLQEKLGYLEGSSAEITTPLQGGEADEAIHNPSYKPIWVTFTDPDDFLDRDYFYEVDRFLGRIKERIAVIFTNVIIYSGNKYIKHPTSFKFESGNKIEYIKNLYNEVQSSTVSLFLLSSIYKNKLVFNESEAFKNNFEDALFLWQYCDFLYKEGKVGFLKTALYYYRKGHNSSTSNFLTSISNFLLLLTEMQKILSQRKSLDLYFQNFCLYQNFWIIKKVINNDSLLSIDNQKQEYLDKLKKVFYYINTDVILNFNLVGCWFYHKVGILNCFKGEHPPYQRCYVGEFDSIKKQVFVKYFTPNINEIAKLYLDGKEIYPKYTKIMRHNYLSEVFCYEVRLWIVIPQDLQKLEVVIGDKKTEIIFKGDNFESLNTELIWQSIPQSKTNGIWVFIDRDIEADESAEVLYRYISKNYPKQKIIFALDKTSLDWNRLQKDGFNLIDFNSYKFPLIAKKANKIISSHADQYFLRYFKKCHFIFLQHGIIKDDLSSWLNPKHINLFNVSTKNEFNSIVNDGNRYKFGKKEVKLLGLPRHDRLLLNSQKIAKIRQILIMPTWRRYLKIDDSEEKFIQSHYFLKWTSLLKNKQLQEITAINHYSILFFPHINARENFNKYFSIPDYIKQNGRDCGQSLSNLFCESSLMITDYSSVAFEMAYLKKPVLYYQFDEEDFFNLEYHSGQRGYFDYRKDGFGPVVTTEEELLKELEVLLQNDCKVGEPYQSNIENTFEFRDGKCCERVYRAILELDDDS, encoded by the coding sequence ATGAATGTATTAAAGCCATTTTTGAGTCCTAAAAAATTAAGAAAATTACAAAATAATCCTAAAGCATTCTTTAAAGACGCGCTAGATAAGCGCATTATCCCGATTGAAAATCAATTAAAAAGTTTAAAACCAAAGAAAAAGCACGGCTTTGCAGAATACTACATCATCTCCGCAGTTTATAATGTTGAAAAATATTTGGACGATTATTTCAGCTCTATCCTCAAGCAAAGATTGGATTTCAAAAACAATATAAAAATTATTTGTGTAGATGATGGTAGCACCGACAATAGTGCAAAAATCATCAAAAATTATCAAAAAAGATTTCCAGAAAATATCGTCTATTTACATAAAGAAAATGGCGGACAAGCGAGTGCTAGGAATCTAGGGCTTCAATGGTTGCAGGAGAAACTAGGCTATCTTGAGGGGTCAAGTGCGGAAATCACTACGCCTTTGCAAGGAGGCGAAGCGGACGAAGCAATCCATAATCCTAGCTACAAGCCCATTTGGGTAACCTTTACCGACCCTGATGACTTCTTGGATAGAGATTATTTCTATGAAGTGGATAGGTTTTTAGGGAGAATCAAAGAAAGAATTGCTGTTATTTTTACTAATGTTATTATTTATTCTGGCAATAAATACATTAAACATCCGACTTCTTTTAAGTTTGAATCAGGTAATAAAATAGAATATATTAAAAATTTATATAACGAAGTTCAAAGCTCAACTGTCTCTTTATTTCTATTGTCTTCAATATATAAAAATAAACTTGTTTTTAATGAATCGGAAGCGTTTAAAAATAACTTTGAAGACGCTTTGTTTCTTTGGCAATATTGTGATTTCTTATATAAAGAGGGTAAAGTAGGCTTCTTAAAAACGGCTTTATATTATTATAGGAAAGGTCATAATTCTTCAACCTCTAATTTTTTAACCTCTATTTCAAACTTCTTACTCTTGCTGACGGAAATGCAGAAAATATTATCACAAAGGAAATCATTAGATTTATATTTTCAAAATTTTTGTCTTTATCAAAATTTTTGGATTATTAAGAAAGTTATTAATAACGATTCATTATTGTCAATAGATAATCAAAAACAAGAGTATTTGGATAAACTTAAAAAAGTTTTTTATTATATCAATACAGATGTTATTTTAAATTTTAATTTGGTTGGTTGTTGGTTTTATCATAAAGTTGGAATCTTAAATTGTTTTAAAGGCGAGCATCCACCCTATCAGCGATGCTATGTAGGGGAATTTGATTCAATAAAAAAGCAAGTTTTTGTAAAATATTTTACTCCAAATATTAATGAAATAGCAAAACTTTATTTAGATGGCAAAGAAATCTATCCCAAATATACAAAAATTATGAGGCATAATTACTTATCTGAAGTTTTTTGCTATGAAGTAAGACTTTGGATAGTAATCCCTCAAGATTTACAAAAACTTGAAGTCGTTATAGGAGATAAAAAAACAGAAATTATTTTCAAGGGAGATAATTTTGAAAGTCTTAACACAGAATTAATTTGGCAATCAATACCTCAAAGCAAAACAAATGGAATATGGGTTTTTATAGATCGTGACATAGAAGCCGATGAAAGTGCAGAGGTTTTATATCGTTATATTTCTAAGAATTATCCAAAGCAAAAGATTATTTTTGCTTTGGATAAGACTTCCCTTGATTGGAATAGGCTTCAAAAAGACGGATTTAATTTGATTGATTTCAATTCGTATAAATTTCCCTTAATTGCAAAAAAGGCAAATAAAATCATTTCTTCACACGCAGATCAATATTTTTTAAGATATTTTAAAAAATGTCATTTTATATTTTTACAACATGGAATCATTAAAGATGACTTATCGTCTTGGTTAAACCCCAAACATATCAATTTATTTAATGTTTCAACTAAAAATGAGTTTAATTCCATTGTTAATGATGGCAATAGGTATAAATTTGGCAAAAAAGAAGTCAAGCTTTTGGGTCTTCCTAGACATGATAGATTATTGCTCAATAGTCAAAAGATTGCAAAAATAAGACAAATTTTAATAATGCCAACTTGGAGGAGGTATTTAAAGATAGATGATTCAGAGGAAAAATTTATTCAAAGTCATTATTTTTTAAAATGGACATCCTTACTTAAGAATAAACAACTACAGGAAATAACCGCAATTAATCATTATTCTATTTTATTTTTCCCCCATATTAATGCACGTGAGAATTTTAATAAATACTTTTCAATTCCAGATTATATAAAACAAAATGGTAGAGATTGCGGACAAAGCCTTTCTAATTTATTTTGCGAATCTTCTTTGATGATTACAGATTATTCTAGTGTAGCTTTTGAAATGGCATATCTTAAAAAGCCTGTATTATATTATCAATTTGATGAGGAAGATTTTTTTAATCTTGAATATCATTCAGGACAGAGGGGATACTTTGATTACCGCAAAGATGGTTTTGGTCCTGTCGTTACCACAGAAGAAGAGTTGCTTAAAGAACTAGAGGTTTTATTGCAAAATGATTGTAAAGTCGGAGAACCCTACCAATCCAATATAGAGAATACCTTTGAGTTTAGAGATGGGAAATGTTGTGAGAGAGTTTATAGGGCAATATTAGAATTAGATGATGATTCATAA